The window TAAGTTGGCGAACCTTTTGCTTAGACTCCGTAGGTTTGACGAGGCGATCAAACATTATAGGGAGATTTTAAAGCGTAACCCAGAAATTGGTAGGGTGCATAACAATCTTGCAGTAGCACTTTTCTTCAATGGCGATTATGCAGAAGCTTGGAAGGAAGTACGTCTTAGCGAGAGGTATGGAGTCAAACCAGCTCCGGGTTTCATTGAAGGTCTCGCTAAAAAGATGCCCGAGCCCTAAAGCTACTGTTGATTTGAGGGATTGGGACTGGTTGGAAATATCTTTTTAGGCTGTTTGTTGGGTTATAGGCAAGTGATATGGGTAAGTTTTCAAAGAAGCAGTTGGACTACACTCTCATACTTATTTTCTTTCTAGCGCTAGGCACGTTTGCCGCTTTTGCTCAGGTGCTTCGGCACGAGTTCATAAACTTAGATGATAATGTCTACGTGACGGAGAACCCCCAGGTCTTGCGAGGGCTTTCCATCGATAGCGTCAAATGGGCATTCACTGCCATTTATAGAGCAACCTGGCAACCGTTGATATGGCTTTCTTATATGCTTGATATGCAGGTTTATGGATTGAAGCCGATGGGCTTCCACCTGACAAATGTTATTTTTCACATCGCTAACGTACTTCTGTTATTTCTAGTTCTCAATCGTATGACTGAAAAATTGTGGAGAAGCGCACTAGTTGCCGCTCTTTTTGCCGTCCATCCGTTGCATATCGAGTCGGTTGCATGGGTTGCAGAAAGGAAGGACGTCGTTAGTACTTTTTTCTGGATGTTTACGATGTGGGCGTATGTCCGATATGCCCTTTTACCTAAGGTCAGCACCTACATCCCGGTGGTTGTTTTCTTTGCACTAGGTTTGATGGCAAAGCCGATGCTTGTCACCCTTCCTTTTGTGCTTCTTCTTCTTGATTATTGGCCTTTAAATCGTATAAGACCCGTTCGGGACTTGCAGTTGGAAAAGCCTTCAAAGGCAATTGGAAGGCTTGTTGTCGAAAAAATCCCGCTTTTTGTGCTGGCGTTGGCTTCAAGTGTACTTGCGGTTGTTGTGCAGAAAAAAGGAGGAGCATTGAGCTCCACTGAACTTGTGCCAGTTGGAGTGCGAATAGCAAATGCGCTTTATTCATATTCTGCTTATATAGTAAAAACTATTTGGCCCGTAAAGCTGGCAATTTTATATCCACATCCAGGCGACACACTAGCCATTTGGCAGGTTATCGGTTCGGCGGCACTGCTCATAATACTTACGATTTTTGCAATTCTGCTTGCAAAGGCTGGTCGTCAATTTGTAGCAGTTGGGTGGCTTTGGTTTATGGGTACGCTTTTGCCGGTGATAGGCATTGTGCAAATCGGCCCTCATGGGATGGCTGATCGTTTTACTTATATTCCGCTGGTTGGGCTATTTATAATAGTTGCTTGGGGAATACCTGATGTGTTTTACTGTCAAAATAACGAATTATCGGCAGAAAATAGCCGATCGAGGTTCTCACATCCAACCGTTATTCCATTCTGCGCTTTAGTTGTCCTGGCGGCTTTGATTATATGTACGCAATTCCAGCTAACCTATTGGAAGAATAACATAACGATATTCGCTCGTGCTCTTGAATGTACCAGACGCAATTACTTGATGCAAAACAATATGGGACTTAGCTTTGCCGCCCAAGGCAAGTATGAATTGGCTGTCAAACATTATGCTAGGGGCCTGGAACTTCGGCCTGATGATGCTCAGTTGAACAATAATATGGGTGTGTCATTGGCGGATCTTGGCAGAATTGATGAGGCGATGATGTATTACCACCGGGCGATTGAACTGGATCCAAAATATGCGATGGCGCACAATAACCTTGGTATCGCACTAGCACAAAAGGGCCGCTTGGAGGAAGCTATTAAACATTATGAGACTGCCATCAGGCTTAATCCAAATTTTGCCGAGGCGCACAATAACCTAGCTGTGGTTCTCGTCTCTTCGGGCAGGATTGATGAAGCTTTGGGGCACTATTTGGAGGCAATACGGATAAATCCCACCTATGCCAGTGCTCATATTAACTTAGCAAATGAGCTTGCGAAGTTAGGACAGTTAGACGATGCTGTTGAACACTACCGGGCAGCAGTTCAAATTCAGCCAGAGAATCCCATGCCTCATTATAAATTAGCAAACATACTGTTTAGACAAAAGAAATATAATGAAGCCATTAAGGAATACCGAGAAGTTCTGGAGCTTATGCCTAAACTTGCGGCGGCACACAATAATCTAGCGGTTGCGCTATACTTTGCTGGTAATTATGCCGGTGCTTGGGAGGAAGTGAAGCTTTCTCGGAAGTACGGCGGAAAAATACATCCTCAATTTCTTCATGCACTCTCAGAGAAAATGCCGGAGCCTAAGCAATGAACAAGTCATCTAGTTGGCCTGCTCATTGGAAAATTGCCATTGCTCTGTTTGCCATAACCTTAGTTGCTTTCTGCCGGGTGCTGGGGAACCAGTTTATAAACCTCGATGACCCGGAGTTTATTCATAACAATCCTTTTGTAAGAAGCGGGCTAACATGCGCCAGTGTAGCATGGGCATTTAAGACGACACACACTGCCAATTGGCATCCATTAACGTGGATTTCGCACATGGTTGATGTTCAGCTTTTTGGATTGAATTCCGCAGGGCATCATCTCACAAGCTTGTTGGTGCATGCTGTAAGTGCGGTACTATTATTTCTTGTTTTATATAAGGCGACCTTTGCAATCTGGCGTAGCGCATTTATTGCGGCTTTATTCGCCGTTCATCCATTACGTATCGAATCAGTCGCATGGATTGCAGAGAGAAAGGATGTGCTGAGCACAGCTTTTTTATTGCTTACAATATTGGCGTACATTCGATTTGTCCAATCGCCTTGCATAAAAACTTATGTTCCAGTAATCGTTTTTTTCATGCTGGGTCTAATGTCCAAGCCAATGCTTGTCACATTGCCTTTTGCGCTGCTGCTTTTAGATTACTGGCCCCTCGGCCGTACTTCATTAAATCGTTGCTCGTTAAATGATATACCTACAAGCCGAGCAAGTAGACTCGTGTTAGAGAAAATTCCCCTGTTTGCGCTGTCTGCCTTATCTTGCATTGTTACATATCTCGTCCAGAGGGAAGAAGGTGCAATAAGGGATTTGGCTCAGTTCTCGTTGGGCGTTCGGATAGCGAATGGAATTGTGGCTTATGTCGCCTATATTGGAAAGATGCTGTGGCCAGCAAAGCTTTCGGTGTTCTATCCGCACCCAGGGCGGAGTCTGCCTATATGGGAAGTCATCATGTCGGCGTTGGTTTTGATAGGGATCACTTTCCTTGTGCTCAGGCTGGCTAGGAGGGCGCCATACCTCCCAGTTGGCTGGTTTTGGTATCTCGGAACCCTAATTCCAGTCCTAGGACTTGTCCAGGTTGGCGGAGCGGCAATGGCTGATAGGTATACATATATTCCTCTAATTGGCTTATTCTTTATTGTCACGTGGGGATTGCCTGAGATGGTCGGAAGCAGTTGGCAAAGTGAGAGGTTGCCGACGGTTGGCGCCAGAAATAACGCTTCCTCATTGCCCGTTGGATCTAAACTGGCATCTTCTAAGTTCGACGCTCTTCCGTTCGTGGCTGGATTGGCAGTCATTGCATTGATGATATCTACTGCGGTCCAGCTGGGATACTGGGAAAACACCTTCACTCTATTCAAGCGGGCGCTAGCAGTGACAGCGAAAAATGCTGTTGCACACGGGCAACTTGCTGTTGCTTTGGAAGCTGAAGGTAAACTTGACGAGGCGTTAGAACATTACCGAGAGGCCGTCCGTATAGAGCCAAGAGATCCAATGGCTCGGTATAACCTGGGTGTTGCGCTGGCGAAGATTGGAAGGACTGATGAGGCGGTTGAGAAATACAACGAAGTGCTTCGCCTAAATCCAGAGCATGTCGGCGCACACAATAACTTGGGGCTTCTCCTTCTCAACCGTGGCAACGTGAAGGAAGCTATACACCACTTCAGGGAAGCTCTGAGAATTGATCCCAATTTCCCAGAAGCCAGGAATAATTTGGCTAATGCATTGGCTGGCGGCGGCAATGCACAGGAAGCTATACGTAAATACGAAGAAGCCCTCGAGGCTAATCCTAATGACGCAACTACTCACTATAATCTAGGTGTAGTTCTGGCTGAAAAAGGCGAGACCGAAGAAGCAATTAGACACTATCTTGAGGCGGTCAGACTGAGGCCAAATTATGCTAAGGCTCACCTAAATTTGGGGCTTTTGCTCGAACAGCAAGGGCGAATGGACGAGGCGGCCGAGCATCTGGCGAAGGCATTGCAAGCTGATCCCAAGTGTGCAGATGCCCACAATAGCCTTGGTATTATACTTGCAAAGCAAGGCCGCCTTGACTTGGCAATGCTACATTTTGGTAGCGCCGTCCGCCTCGACCCAAATAACGCACAGGCGCATTTCAACCTGGGAAATATATTTGGAGCTCAAGGTGAGCAAGACAGGGCTTTGAGTCATTTTACCAAAGCAGTGGAATTGAAACCGGACTTTTCACAAGCGCATTTTAACTTGGCAGTTGCGTTGTTTCATAAAGCTCGGTATGCTGAAGCATGGAAACATGTTCGCCTTGCGCAGAAGTATGGGTTCGAGCCGAATCCTGCATTTCTCCAAGCTCTGAGTGCAAAGATGCCCGAGCCGAATAATTGAAAAAACAAGAGGACAGTACAAGGATGTCTTCTGAAAGCAAACGCAAAAACCCCAAGTCAAAAACAGCTCTTTTTTCTTCTGGTATTGCTAGCAATCATCTTGTTCAGCTGAGCCTTGTTGTGCTCCTGGCAATCGCAATTAGGGTTATTTATCTACTGCAATACAAAGCGAACGCACCTTATTATTCGGTTATGATTGTGGACTCACGTTACTACGATGAATGGGCTCAGCGAGTTGCTGCGGGAAAGGGATATGGTCCGATGCCATTCTACATGGCACCGCTATATCCGTATTTTCTGGCGATTATGTATAAGATTTTTGGCCATAATTTTACTCCAATATATGTCCTTCAGGCGGCCCTCGGCATAATCAATGTCTGTCTTGTTTATGTTCTGGGAAGAAAGCTTTTTGGCCATCTATCTGGCTTAATTGCAATGCCGCTTATTCTGTTTTATGCTCCGCTTGTATACCTTGAAGCCAAAATTCTCACCGAAACGCTGGCGATTGCTATTAACCTGTGTTCTATACTGCTTCTGATGCGTGCGATTGAACGACCTAGCGCCAGCAGGTTCTTAGGAGCGGGTGTTTTGCTTGGTGTGAGTGCTGTCTGCCGGCCGAATTCACTAATAACAATTGAACTGTTTATTGCGTGGCTTTGGCTTTTTGGCCGTCGGATGGCTAGTTTTTATACTCGCCAACTTTTCCCTCTAATCATTGGTGTTGTGCTTGCGATTGCACCTGTTACAGCGAGGAATTATTTCATCGGAAATGACTTAGTGCTCATTACGTCAAATGGCGGGATTGTTTTTGCTCAGGCAAACAACGAAGCCGCTAATGGTGTATCTTCTGCAATGGCTGGTTTCAGTACCTCAATAATGACCCAGCAACAAGAGGAGATGGCAATCGCAAGTAGGGCTCTAGGCCATCAGGTGAAACCTTCGGAGTCGGCGGCCTTTTGGTTTCGCCAGGGGCTTACTTTTATTAGAGATCACCCAGGCAGTTTTGTCAGGCTTCTTGCGCTAAAACTTCTTTGGTCTTTGCATGATGTCGAAGCACGATGTAGCTTCAATGTCTATCTTGAAAAGACTTTTGTCCCCATTCTGCGATGTCTTCTGCTTCCCTTTTCTCTGCTGGCCGGCTCAGCACTATATGGCATCATCCGCGGACGCAAACAGTGGACATTTGGAGCTTCTCTGACGGGTCTCTATATTCTTTCTATTTTTCTCGGCCTCATAATTTTTTCCGTTAGCTCAAGATACAGAGTTCCAGCGGCTCCGGCGCTTGCCGTTTTCGCAGGCTTTGGCATTGTCAGCGCGGCCGAGGAAGTCCGGAGGCGAAGGATTAGGCCGCTGTTTGCCTTGCTAGGTTGCATTGCGATTTTCCTCGGCATTTCATCTGTGCCCTATCCGATACCCAAAATCACTGCTGGCGGATACAACAACCTAGGGGCGGCGCTTGTTCGCCAGGGTCGCCTTGATGAGGCAGTTATCCAATACAAGCGAGCTCTCAAAGTCAAGCCAAACCACTTCTCGGCTCATGTAAACCTTGCGAACGTCCTTGCCGCGCAGGGGAAGCTGGACGGGGCGGCAGTACACTATCGGGAGGCTATTCGCATTAAGCCGGATGATGCGAGAGCACATTTTGAGCTTGGGATTGTTTTAATTGGGAAGGGATGTTTTGGTGAAGCAATCGAGGAGCTTTCAGAGGCGATACGGTTGAATCCAGGTCATGCTGGTGCGCATCTAAAGCTAGGCGAGGCGCTTGCAGCAGTTGGTCGGAGGGAGGAGGCGATAAGGGAGTATAGGGAAGCGATACGTTTGAGACCATGGGATGCGAGGGCACATTTTGAGCTTGGGGTTTTATATGGTGAGAAGGGTTTAATAGATGATGAGATGAGGGAGTACAGGGAGGCGATAAGGTTGAGGCCTAATTTTGGGGAGGCGCACAACAATCTTGCGGTTGCGTTGTATTACAAGGGACGGTATGATGAGGCTTGGGAGGAGGTAAGGTTATCGCGCAGGTATGGAGTATCTCCCGATGCTAGTTTTGTGAAAGCGCTTTCGGAGAAAATGCCGAGGCATTGAGCGCTTTGGTTTTCATTGTCTTAAAAATGCTCCCGGTGAAATCTCCCCAAGGATTGCTGAAGCAGGGATTACACCTAGTAAAAATACCTGTTTTTGTGAACAAGTATTGACAGCTCGGCCGTACCGACGTATACTGGGCTGTGACAAAAGAGGTTCGTAGCTAAGCAAGTACAGCATGCAAGCGCGATTTAAAAATAATCGAACACTTCCGATGGGACCTAGTAATAATACCTGTTTTTCAATGAGTGGCTTGACAAGAAAGCTAACTTCGAGTATACTTGCGCATGTAAGGAAAACTCCGATCAGCTTCTCCGCTATCCCCACTGGCGGAATGTCCGAAAATAAGCTAAAGGAACATAATGTCGCCAACTTTGATTCTACAACAAGCAATGTCTCAGCCGATTAGCCAAAAATGCGTCAGAGGAGGCATGGAGTGTCTGAGGCATGCTTGTTGGGGGATAGGTCCGGCAGGTGTCGTGAGGTTGCAAAAACCGCCGGATCATTAATAATCGGCTAGCCTGGGTTCTTATGCCCGGCAGCTGGTTCCGTTACAGCTACTGAGGAATTGCTACGAAGGGAGGTGACACGATGAAGAAGGTTCTTGTAATCACCTGCATTCTGGTTCTGGTCGCGCTGGTCGCTGGGAGTGCATTCGCCGCAGAGAACAACTGGCGGTTCAGACTGCGCGCTGACAACAACGCCGGCGCGTACATGAGCGACAGCCAGTTTGGTATCTATCCGACGTCCAGCGACGGCTATGACTCTCAGGATGGCGCGGCTCAGTTCCTCGCTGACCCGTATGGCATGACGTATGCAAACTGGGCGACTGAGGTAATCCCAGGAAGGACCGAAGCCTTCATGAAGAGTATCAAGGCGCCCATACAAGCCGGTCAGCCAGTGGAGAAAAAGTGGGACCTGAGAGTCTATGTACTGAGGGATGGGACGAATCCTTACATTCGCCTGAACTTCATGTGCATAAGCACTTTGGCAGGAATGGCCCCACCCTCAATGATAAATGGCGTGCCGTTAGTATACTACATAAAGATGGTCAACAACCGGGGTGTAGAGGGCGCGCCAGCCAATGGAACGGAATGGATAATCCCTGTTCCAACGGAATACAAAACGAACGAGGCGTGGTTCACGCTCGTCCTGCCGACCGGCTTCAGGGGGGTAAATGGCCCGAACGACATCATGTTGACGGTGAGCCACCCGAACAATGCAGCAAGTGAGGGCTACATCATGGAGTACGGGTTCAGACCCGTTCCTGAGCCTAGCACCTTGCTTGCATTCGGGACCGGTGTAGTCGGATTGGTGGGCTTCGTGATGAGGAGGCGCAGAGCCTAACCTCGGAACGATAAGAACCATAATAGTTGACAGACCGAATCTTGGTGCACAATAAACGGGCCGTCAGGTCAGCCGTCAGGAGGCTTGGCGGCCCATTTCAAAAATGAAGGACACAAAGACCGCCGTTACTATTGTTACATTAATGAAAAGGCCACCTTTTTGGTGGACAACTGAAAGCGTTAAAATGATAAATTGTGCCGCCTTAATATAGGTTTTGAATGTGCTGAAATTGGCGGCTAAGTAAGAAACTAGAAACAATAAACGAAAGGAGGATTTGCCTAATGAAGCGCAGTTACCTGCTGTGTCTTCTGGCGGGGGTAATGATGGTTGCCCTGGCACTGCCTGGCTTCGCCGCGGTTGAAATTTACCAGGTGAAAGTCCCTGGAGCGCCAGCGTGCCCGGCGTTCATATTCTACACCTTGAACTGCCCAGCTGACGTAACCATCGAGATCCTCGCGTATGATACTTCAGCGGGAACTCTCGGCAGCGTCGTGAGAACGGCCAATTTGGGGACCCAGACTCGCGGTAAGCACATGTGGATCTGGCCCTGCACGAACGATTCGGGTGCGAAAGTAGCCCTAGGTGCTTATAAGGCTAGAATCACCGCCACGGCAAACCAGGCTAGCTGGGGGCCGATAATTGGTATTTACAAGAACAACGACTGGACTCACGAATATCCGCCGAACCCGAGTGTTCCAGATGCTGAAGGATTTTACGGCATAGCTATTAACAAAAATCCAAACAGCCCATACTATGGTCGAATTTATGTGTGCCATAAGGTGCAGAAAGAAATATTCATGTACGACCCAGATGGCGAGTTCCTCGGTGCTATGAATGACGCAGGAATCGCTTGGGGTACAAGTGCACCATGGGACATTTCCATTGGAGACGACGACTACGTATATGTGGGCGACCGCTCTACACCCACTATTTACTGCTTCAAGCCCGATGGCAGTGACTGGATTCGACCAGCGAGCGGTCAGCTTCCGGTAACCACCTATTACCGTGCGCAATTTACTCGCAGCTCGGGCGGCACAGCGTACCAATACGGGTCAGGTAGCCAGTATGTTAGGGATAACCGTGTTGATGAAGCCACACACTCCAACTGGACAGGTTATCGAAATCTTTACCAGGTTGGAGTAAACAGCTACACAACAACACAGAATGCCTTCGGTATGTGGGTTTCGCCCGACAGAAGCTATCTCTTCCAATGCTATTTGCCCGAGGGCGGCTGTACAAACAACTTCGTGACGAAGTGGAAGCTTAACGCTGACGGCTACACTTATTCAAGGCTCCCGTGGCAGAGCCCAAATATTGGCAGTGTGATTGACGTTGATATGGGCCACGACGGCACATATCTATGGGTAACCTGCATGGCTTCTGCAAGCACAGCCAGAGCTATTTACAAGTTAAGCACCTCAGACGGTTCGGTTTTGGACAGCAGCATGGGCATCGTTACCTGGGGCCTGATGTGTGCTACTGACCCAGTTGGCAACGTTGCCGTTACATATGGTAAGAGCACGGCAACATGGGCTAGCTACTACTGGGGTGTGTTTGCTTCTCCGGGAACGAACTCCCGAACCAAGGTTACCTCCGAATGGTTTGAGGTCAAGACAAACAACCCGCCGGTGGTAGTCCCTTACAGCGACAGCTGGACCTTCAGCAATCCAAGCTATCCTGGCAAGCTTCCGCCTGATGACAGCTCGACTGCATCCGTAACGTTCAAAGTTATAGATGCTGAAGGCTGGACTCAGCTTCAGCCCGTCAATGGCGGAGGATGCAAGCTTAATCTGTCTTCTCTTGGTTATGGTTCTGCCACGCTTGTGGATTCTGTAGTGCAGGATACCAGCGATCCTGCAGGCTTGACGGCAATCTGCACCAAAGCAAATATCAAAGCCAAGAGAGGGGCTGAGTGCAAGACCCACAAGATAACCGCCACTCCATACGACCAGGTAGGTAGCACGTCGTGGGACTTCGACCTGCCTGTCGCTGGTTGCACGCTCACCGGCATAGTTCATCATACAAGGTGGCTTAGCGACGACAAAGTGGCTGGTGCGACTATCGTGGCACGTGGCGGCACTCCTGGATTCCCGGGTTATCCGTTTACCTATCGTTCCCCGCTGACTGGCGATGGAGTAGCCAGCCCGAAAGGACAAGCTATACTCGATATCAGCGAGGGTACATATCAGGTATGGGCGGAAAAATCGGGATTTGCCAGCACTGACCCAATCACTGTGGTCATACCTGCATTTTATTCTGAAACCCTCAATGACAATATTTACCTTAGGCCTTTGACAATGGCTGAGGCAAGAGCCACCGCTAACGGCAGCACAGTGAACATTGAAGGTCTGTGCTATGCCCAGCCTTGGGGCACTGCTGTGCCGTCGTCGGGTATCCCTGAGCAGAAGGGTTATGATGAGCGCAGAGACCTGATGCAGAACTGCTGGCAGTGGTACATGTGCGACCCAGCGGATCCTTCCAATGGCCTTCTGTGCTTAATGTACAAACCAGATTCAACCTATTCTCTGCAGTGGGATGACCCGAATGGTACTGATGCTGACGGCAACCTGACGTACTTTGGTAAACGCCCGTCGAATGGCGAGACAATCATGATTACTGGTTCGCTTGACATCCCTGGCGGTGGAGAGCGGAGAGTTAAGCTGCTGCACAACGAGATGCTCACGGCATACGAGCTTGAGACACACGACCGGTACTACATGAACCTGACGGATTTGGGCGTAGTTCCATCCAAGCCACTGCCGAATCCGGTCTATATGAGCATCTCCGAGATATACCATTCGGATACAGCTGGCTTCTCGCCGACATGGGGTCAGTTCATCCGAACGTCCGACGCATGGGTTGTGAAGAACGTAGCTGATGGTTTGCCTGCAGATACGGTCTACACGAATGCCGTGCCATATTCCTACATTGCCGATGCTAGTGGCAACTGGGCACTTTGCGCAGTTGACACACCGAGCAAGCTTGGCTTCAACCTGCCTACCGTTGGAGCGAAGTACGACTTCAAGGGCGCAGGTGGCAGAAGGAACAGGTACGGGTTCGGATGTATTAGGCCAAGGAATACGGGCGATGTAATCCTGAAGGCGAGCCCGACGACTCCAAGTAACCTCAGCACCATCAGGTCGCTTCCAAGCGGCTCGGCAGTGAATGTCGAAGGCAGAGTGACCGCCTTGTGGAGCAGCTCGTTCTACATCCAGGCTGAGGACCGAAGCGTTGGCATTCGTGTGCAAGCGTCGGCTGGTCCTTGGGTCAATGTTGGCGACAAGGTTCAGGTGCAGGGTACTCTCGGCATGCTCGATGGCGAGAGGGTTATAAATGTTACGGCTCCCGTAATCGAGCTTAGCAACGGTAGCGAAACAAACGTACCTGCAGCGCTTGGCTTGAGGACGAGAGAAGTTGGCGGCGCCGACTACGATGCCAACAACCCAGGCGTAACTGACGGTAGAGGCGCACTGAACGTTGGCCTACGCGTCAAAATCTGCGGTAAAGTTACCGCAAGAGACACGAATGGCCAGTGGTTCTATGTCTGGGATGGTGCCAACAGAACAAATGATGTTCTCGACGACGGATCGGGTAACCCTGGTGTCCGAGTTGAGAGCACGCAGGTCGTGGCTGTTGACGATTGGGTAGACATTGACGGCATAGTCAGCACCAACGCGACAGCTGTTCCAGGCAGGACAATCCCAGTAATTATCCCGAGGGCTACAGTGACCAAGGTAACTGCATTTGATACCATCACTGATGCCGTGCCTTGGGATCCGGGTCAAAGCGGAGTAATGGCGCCCTACTGGAACATTATCGGCCTGCCCGCATGTCCGAAAGAATGGGATCCGATGGTCGTCTTCAATGGTTACGATCCAGCTGCTACTAACC is drawn from Armatimonadota bacterium and contains these coding sequences:
- a CDS encoding tetratricopeptide repeat protein translates to MGKFSKKQLDYTLILIFFLALGTFAAFAQVLRHEFINLDDNVYVTENPQVLRGLSIDSVKWAFTAIYRATWQPLIWLSYMLDMQVYGLKPMGFHLTNVIFHIANVLLLFLVLNRMTEKLWRSALVAALFAVHPLHIESVAWVAERKDVVSTFFWMFTMWAYVRYALLPKVSTYIPVVVFFALGLMAKPMLVTLPFVLLLLDYWPLNRIRPVRDLQLEKPSKAIGRLVVEKIPLFVLALASSVLAVVVQKKGGALSSTELVPVGVRIANALYSYSAYIVKTIWPVKLAILYPHPGDTLAIWQVIGSAALLIILTIFAILLAKAGRQFVAVGWLWFMGTLLPVIGIVQIGPHGMADRFTYIPLVGLFIIVAWGIPDVFYCQNNELSAENSRSRFSHPTVIPFCALVVLAALIICTQFQLTYWKNNITIFARALECTRRNYLMQNNMGLSFAAQGKYELAVKHYARGLELRPDDAQLNNNMGVSLADLGRIDEAMMYYHRAIELDPKYAMAHNNLGIALAQKGRLEEAIKHYETAIRLNPNFAEAHNNLAVVLVSSGRIDEALGHYLEAIRINPTYASAHINLANELAKLGQLDDAVEHYRAAVQIQPENPMPHYKLANILFRQKKYNEAIKEYREVLELMPKLAAAHNNLAVALYFAGNYAGAWEEVKLSRKYGGKIHPQFLHALSEKMPEPKQ
- a CDS encoding tetratricopeptide repeat protein, whose amino-acid sequence is MNKSSSWPAHWKIAIALFAITLVAFCRVLGNQFINLDDPEFIHNNPFVRSGLTCASVAWAFKTTHTANWHPLTWISHMVDVQLFGLNSAGHHLTSLLVHAVSAVLLFLVLYKATFAIWRSAFIAALFAVHPLRIESVAWIAERKDVLSTAFLLLTILAYIRFVQSPCIKTYVPVIVFFMLGLMSKPMLVTLPFALLLLDYWPLGRTSLNRCSLNDIPTSRASRLVLEKIPLFALSALSCIVTYLVQREEGAIRDLAQFSLGVRIANGIVAYVAYIGKMLWPAKLSVFYPHPGRSLPIWEVIMSALVLIGITFLVLRLARRAPYLPVGWFWYLGTLIPVLGLVQVGGAAMADRYTYIPLIGLFFIVTWGLPEMVGSSWQSERLPTVGARNNASSLPVGSKLASSKFDALPFVAGLAVIALMISTAVQLGYWENTFTLFKRALAVTAKNAVAHGQLAVALEAEGKLDEALEHYREAVRIEPRDPMARYNLGVALAKIGRTDEAVEKYNEVLRLNPEHVGAHNNLGLLLLNRGNVKEAIHHFREALRIDPNFPEARNNLANALAGGGNAQEAIRKYEEALEANPNDATTHYNLGVVLAEKGETEEAIRHYLEAVRLRPNYAKAHLNLGLLLEQQGRMDEAAEHLAKALQADPKCADAHNSLGIILAKQGRLDLAMLHFGSAVRLDPNNAQAHFNLGNIFGAQGEQDRALSHFTKAVELKPDFSQAHFNLAVALFHKARYAEAWKHVRLAQKYGFEPNPAFLQALSAKMPEPNN
- a CDS encoding tetratricopeptide repeat protein, which encodes MSSESKRKNPKSKTALFSSGIASNHLVQLSLVVLLAIAIRVIYLLQYKANAPYYSVMIVDSRYYDEWAQRVAAGKGYGPMPFYMAPLYPYFLAIMYKIFGHNFTPIYVLQAALGIINVCLVYVLGRKLFGHLSGLIAMPLILFYAPLVYLEAKILTETLAIAINLCSILLLMRAIERPSASRFLGAGVLLGVSAVCRPNSLITIELFIAWLWLFGRRMASFYTRQLFPLIIGVVLAIAPVTARNYFIGNDLVLITSNGGIVFAQANNEAANGVSSAMAGFSTSIMTQQQEEMAIASRALGHQVKPSESAAFWFRQGLTFIRDHPGSFVRLLALKLLWSLHDVEARCSFNVYLEKTFVPILRCLLLPFSLLAGSALYGIIRGRKQWTFGASLTGLYILSIFLGLIIFSVSSRYRVPAAPALAVFAGFGIVSAAEEVRRRRIRPLFALLGCIAIFLGISSVPYPIPKITAGGYNNLGAALVRQGRLDEAVIQYKRALKVKPNHFSAHVNLANVLAAQGKLDGAAVHYREAIRIKPDDARAHFELGIVLIGKGCFGEAIEELSEAIRLNPGHAGAHLKLGEALAAVGRREEAIREYREAIRLRPWDARAHFELGVLYGEKGLIDDEMREYREAIRLRPNFGEAHNNLAVALYYKGRYDEAWEEVRLSRRYGVSPDASFVKALSEKMPRH
- a CDS encoding PEP-CTERM sorting domain-containing protein encodes the protein MKKVLVITCILVLVALVAGSAFAAENNWRFRLRADNNAGAYMSDSQFGIYPTSSDGYDSQDGAAQFLADPYGMTYANWATEVIPGRTEAFMKSIKAPIQAGQPVEKKWDLRVYVLRDGTNPYIRLNFMCISTLAGMAPPSMINGVPLVYYIKMVNNRGVEGAPANGTEWIIPVPTEYKTNEAWFTLVLPTGFRGVNGPNDIMLTVSHPNNAASEGYIMEYGFRPVPEPSTLLAFGTGVVGLVGFVMRRRRA